From Dermacentor albipictus isolate Rhodes 1998 colony chromosome 8, USDA_Dalb.pri_finalv2, whole genome shotgun sequence:
TTGGAGTGCGCGTCGTCCTGTATAAATCTACGTTAGTCGCCCGAGTCTACTGAAGGCAGGTCAAGCGGCATTCTGTGGCATATATCTCACTTACCGAGATCGCTGGACCACTGGTACCGCCTGAGATCTTCCTCCGAGATGCTGGAGTAGTAgctctcctcctcgtcctccatGTCTGCGGGCCTCGTGCTCGACGCTGTCGACGCCATGAACACGGTGCGCGGCGAAGGCTGCGGCGACGGACTGCGAGACGAGCCGCGAACTTCCTGGTAGATGTGCAGGGAGGAGTCGTCCGCCGAGTCCTTGCTCGTTTTCCTCGATACGGATGACTCGGGGTTCGAGGGCCTTCTCGCTAGGGGCATTTTGACGCTGCCGACGCACGGAGGACTCGAGAATGTCCTGGACAGCGACGGACCGTCGTCGATTTCGGCGTATTCCCAGCTCGGTGCCTTCATTATCGACTGTTCCGCAGCGCACGTTCGTTCCTGGCTGGCGTCGTCCACCGACCGCCGCCGGGGAGACGGAAGGACGTGTTCGTCGCGCACTTCGGCGTAGTCGCAGTTCGGAATCATCGCGTCGATTTGATCCAGTCTGAGATTCGGAGGCTTTCTCTTCTTTCGCTGTCTTTCGTCGTCGCCAACCTTGTCGACCAAAGGCGGCGGGACGTGGTTTTCGTACACTTCCCCGTAGTCGCGGCTGGGCATCGCAGCGCACACGTCACTCCGCGGCATCGGACTCGGGGGATGCGGCCTGGACGGACACTCCGGGACAAAGTCTTCGTCCTGGCACGACGAAGAGTTGTACCGTTTCCGCGCGGTGGGCTCGGTCGCGAGGCCGTCGCCCCTCGACTCTCCGGCCGTCTGGTAAGTCGGGTTCACGTCCAGGCACGCCGTGATGCGACGCTCGTCGTCGCGGCCGGACGAGGTGAAGGAGGCGATTTGATTTCGCGCCGCCGGCATCGTCGGGTCGTGTCTCAAGTTCGCCGATCCCGTGGAGCCCTGCTTCTGGTGCGAGGCCCGGTTCGAACAGCTGCTAGTCTGTCCGGAAGGCAGTTCTCCCGATCGGACGGAACCGACCGAGTCCTGCTTCTTGTGCGACGCTGTTTCCGCATCCTTGGACACGCGGCTCGAGTCCGGGGTCTGAGCCAGGCTAGCGGAAGAAGAGTCGTGCTTCCGGCTGGGCGAAACTTTGTTTCCGGTTTTCGCAGACTTGTCGCGGTGTCGGTGGAAGCCTGTCAGACGGCCCTTTGCGGACATCAGACCGCAGCTGAAGGACCGAGCCCTCCTTAGCATGCCGCCGTATCCCTTGTCCTTCTTCGTGTGCGAACAAGGACGGGCCTTGCCTAGAGCGTTGCCGCTACCGTCCGACGCTCTTTGTTCCGAGTCGTGTGCGTTTGATTCTGCTTCCGATATCTGCTGGTAGATGGCACCTTCGCTGGAGGGCCGACGATCGGAGGAGACTTCGTTGTCTTGCGTCGTGGTCTCGATGCTGACGTTCTCGTAGATGATCAGGCTGGACGTCTTCTGGCCACGATCGTTGTGCCTCGAACGCCGTCCCTCGCAGTCGGAGGCTGGCGCAGAGTTGCAAATTCTGCGAGGCGCGCAAAATAGATGCCATTGTTTAGAATAGAATTATAAGGGGTAGCCAGCGATTGTGCGTTCATTCTTTAATTCCTCAACTACGTGCCGCAGCATAGAAGTGGCTGCCCACCCCAGTTGGGATAAGGCTCGATTCAAGAGCATTTAAAGACGTTCTAAATGTCATCTGGAATGTATGCACATGCGGAAGGGAAGGATTACTTCGATGAGCGAAAGGAAAATAGTAGTAATGGCAACGGAGCGCAGGACAATGATGTAATTTGAGCCGAGCGTCTATGAACCCACAGAGGATCTGTGAGATTCCGTGTTACGGAAGGCTGGCGAATATAACGGCACGTGAAATAGGCTGCAAGGAACCGCAGCTCGAGGCCCTAACGGTGCACCGCCGCGTACTTTGGCCCTCTTGGGAATAGTCCGCAGAGCTTTGCTGGGTTgatattaatgcgaaagcattatagatGCCGCATTAGGCGAAAATCCGGTGTTGTAGTCGGTGGCGCGAGCGAGTGATGATACCTAAAATGGCCGACAACAAAGAGTAAAATCACATTAAAGAATACTCGAACTGACGTCATATTTCTCAAGGAGTTTTCTGTAAATTAATGCCCCTCTGAAAGGAATATTAGGTAAATTTCGGTccggctgggaatcgagcacgcttccccgacgccacggcggctgcaGGTTCCGGTTGGCTAAATGTAGCGCGTGCGTCATTGCGCACGTCACATCGCAGCCATCTATTTATCTATtacgcgaagcatattaacgtaggtttcgggccttcgcgcgacgcccggcggtggccaccattgaccctgaagtggggtcacgtgacatgacgtcacacaggctgcagatggggcctcatatcgcgccgtcggtcgactcccggcggtggccactattaaccttcaagtgaccttcaagtaggtcacgtgacatgacgtcacgtgatgacgtcacaccgactgcagatggggcctcatatcgcgccgtcggacgtcgcccggcggaggcctccacgctatgtgacgtcacgccagggatgaagcggcgcgcgcccgccgtcgcgtcagtctctgtgcccgcaaccgcgccagcgtccttgcgccgggcgtgtatgcggtcaagatgcctccaaacgctaaggataaactaaggttaagcccagtggatgcttcgcatccactgggcttaaccttgataaccctccaattttttttttatagctaACCAAACGTGTCGCCTAGAGCGCGCGTTGTTGGGCAcgtgacggtgcagccaatgggtaggaggtggcgccacgtcataaGCGTATAAAATGATTATAAAGTAAAACGCATTAATGGCCAAATGAAggccactgagcggtccttcgagttatgaactcctcgcaggcaagcgagcgcgttgagacgcttggcgcttTTTAATGTGGCCTtactatagtgaactagaatatagGCCTTGCCGAGGCGCAtttaaaacgcaggcgagagcttgcgccgACAAGGAACGTGCAGAAAAAAAACGTTTCGCCAACGTGACTGTGATGCTTTCGCACGCCCACGCGCAAGCAGTCTtgagtgtctctgccgaattttccAACTTGAAATTGGCGGATGCAGGGTTCTGCGACTTACACGCGATAATTCCTTGAAATATCTTACTTAACATCGACGTCAGTGGCGCCATGTTTTGTACGCGAGGTTCTAACACGGATTTTTCGTTCATTTTCGTCGCTAATAAGGCTTATTTATCCCAGAAGAGTGCGGATAGATTTTTTAGAGAGAATAATATAAGTCCAGCGTGGTTCAATATTTAGCCTTAGCGTCAAATTGATCTGTCCTCAGCAGAAACGAAACTAACAGAGAACATCGGAGTACGATTCTCGTAGTCTTAGCGATAGCCTCCCAGTATGGCCTGCTGAGGTCTGTCCCTGTGGTCACCTATTAAGTAGCCCTATTGGTTAATGTTCTGAAGCGCATAGATAATGTCATGCTGCACTGCCTCTGCAGGATCGATCCGCGTTACAAACCAGATTAAAGTCCCTGCGAGGACACGCAACATGCACCAGGATCAGCCTACATTTGATTAAAGCGAGAAATTGGGAGAGCTGTGATGTTCCTTCACCTTGCAGAGCGTTGAGTACAACTTATTAAACGTACTGTAGTCCCGATAGGACACCAGCTAAGGACCAAACGCATCTTGTCAGGTGTGTCCTGTCGTGGTTATTAGTTTTCTCAGTTGTATTCGACGCGTTACAAGTCGAACTTCTGATTAAGCACTGTTTGTGGGCCCATCGTATATTCGACCACACGGCCTTCCACTCAAGGTTAGCAGCGGGGAGCCAAAGAAACCTCCGGCCTGATAAGACACGCGCCCTGCGAGTTGAGGTTAGTATACTCACTCTCCTCGCTGCATCTGCACCAGTTTGGGCGCGTTGTCCAGCTGCACCTTGAAGGGCCACGAGACCTCGCTGATCTGGATGGCCGCCTGCAGCGCCGCCACCCACACCTGCCGCGTCTGCCAGTCATCGGCCGCCTGCATTCACGCGCGCAACCGGTGCGTGAGGAAGTGCAGAAGGCAGCAGTAAGGGGGGGGGCGTGCGCCCAGTTGTAAGCAACCCCGACACATCGAAGTGTAGGTACGTTCGTCTTAGCGCAATGTCAAGTCATCGAGATTGATTAATTCGTGGTGTTTAACAATCCAACACGGCACTAGGGGCTATGATCGACGTCGTGTAGCAGGTGACAACGGGCATCGTGTAGATGGACCATCGAATTACGTTCGCTCgtttccgtgacgtcacggaaatGATGCGTCTTGATTGAATGAGAAGAACGTTGCCTCTCGGGAACTACGTTTTGTAGCGGAGTACAAGTGCGCTGCGGTTTTGTTGGTTGAGCTTGCGCGGAATTCTAGGCTTGTCGTCCGAGTTTAGTGGAGGGCTACGCATTAGTTTGACTACATcgaggttctttgacgtgcacacTCGTCGATGTATGCGTGAGCGTTCTTGCACCTCGcctccttcgaaatgcggccgtcgttgTCGAGAATcggacccgcgacctcgtgctcttcAGCAGAACGCCACAGACACCGAGTGAGCCACCGCGGCGGTGAGTTCATCAAGGTGTGAGTATACCTCTCTGACGAATACTTGCGGCAGTGTGAAGGATTATAGTATTGTGACGGTGTAGTGACGCTTTACAGGGTCAACTTGAGGCAGAGAAATGAGCCCAAGTGAGGACGATGGCTGAACGTACGGCCGGCGAATCGGATCACATTGCTCAAGCGCCGCTGCTATCCGTACATCCGTCATCGTACAGCGTTGCCCACTGTGAAAGGAAACGCACCAAATCGCGGCTCTCACTTTGATGACACTCCGGCTGCAAGTACCGGCTCAAGCCATATGCACCGGACACTGGCCAGATGGCGCTCCGGCTACTTCAGCTTTCTCAAAGATCTGATGTCAGCCGCTTGGCTTACAACAGGAATGAAACGCCATTCTAGACAGCAACAGACGCACGCCCGTTTCATGAAGTGCTTGTAGTTGATAAGCGAGCTTGGATATATATGTACGGCTTGTTTCGATATCAACGTTAGTTTGAAAGTATCGTGAACGCGTAACGTTTCCACCAAGATATAATTTCTCCGATCGCTATAGGCTATGTGATCCGGCACTGCTGTTAGCACGGAAAGCTTGTGCGTCCGGTGCCCATAGGTCAATGCACTGCACAGGTGTGTACAAAGGTGTCAACGCAACCAACCACAACTCATCTGCTGCGAAGTCGAACTATTCCACACTTGCCAGAGGAAAGAGCTCGCGCTTTGTTTACTGTCACGTGCTTCCTTTAACAGTGTCGCGCTGTATATTCCAGTGCAGTCGGTGGCGCTCGCGTCGGTCCAGGAGTGTGGTGCAGTGTTCGCGATGTGTGCACTATCTGATAACGATCGGCTTGTCGTGATATGGAAGTCACGACGACGTTCGTGAAGTTTCCGGAATAGAAAGCGCGCCTTTCGCCGAGCGAGGGCTTGACACGTCAGTGATAATTTAGTGAAAGCGGTCACCGTACAAAAAAAGTAACCGGTGCGGTCCGGTCTCTAACGTGTCACGAATGGGCGTTGATTAGCTggagccaaaaaaagaaagtgttggaCATTGGCATGGTGCATGGGTGACAGTTGCGAACATACATGACTAGCCATGACGGATTCAGACAGCTGGCAGCGTGATCTGTTCTGCATTTGTTCCGGTGAAAGGAGATATCAGCGTTTCCGTATTCTTGTTTGCAAAGATGGCGTGTCTGGTACCAACTGCAAACTGGTCGCCTGCGTAGCGACGCAGATCCGCGGCTCAGGGAAGCTGGGCAGCTGTGAGACGCGGCTCACTGCTGTCCAACCTCGCTGAACCTCGGCTGAACCAGCCCGCACCACTTCAATGTGTAATTGACCACTCGTAACGTCTGTGAACTATCAATATGGGAGGAGAAAATCCGATTACGTTCAGGAGTCTGCAGCACCTCGACATCAACCACGAACATAAATACCTTCTAAGAAATAAAATGTTAGTGTGGGGAAAGTTACATTTAATACGTTTCGCCCAAAGGCGTCACAATAAGGGGATTAAACAACGTTATATTTGCACAAGTGAGACAGTGCATTGCGTCGGAGTGGTGTAGATCTTCGACACAGCGAGAGAAGGAACGAAGTCGATCTAAAGA
This genomic window contains:
- the LOC135900744 gene encoding DNA topoisomerase 1-like — its product is MAASEPGSGVQMRSREESESFRARVQFRKSHSGPPKMEGYLRKRTAKLNLKWFWRKYWFVLDGRSLLYFKSESNYNSLGTCKGLVDFGLVQAVRPSHGSKNIYAMEVITRSDVIHLAADDWQTRQVWVAALQAAIQISEVSWPFKVQLDNAPKLVQMQRGEICNSAPASDCEGRRSRHNDRGQKTSSLIIYENVSIETTTQDNEVSSDRRPSSEGAIYQQISEAESNAHDSEQRASDGSGNALGKARPCSHTKKDKGYGGMLRRARSFSCGLMSAKGRLTGFHRHRDKSAKTGNKVSPSRKHDSSSASLAQTPDSSRVSKDAETASHKKQDSVGSVRSGELPSGQTSSCSNRASHQKQGSTGSANLRHDPTMPAARNQIASFTSSGRDDERRITACLDVNPTYQTAGESRGDGLATEPTARKRYNSSSCQDEDFVPECPSRPHPPSPMPRSDVCAAMPSRDYGEVYENHVPPPLVDKVGDDERQRKKRKPPNLRLDQIDAMIPNCDYAEVRDEHVLPSPRRRSVDDASQERTCAAEQSIMKAPSWEYAEIDDGPSLSRTFSSPPCVGSVKMPLARRPSNPESSVSRKTSKDSADDSSLHIYQEVRGSSRSPSPQPSPRTVFMASTASSTRPADMEDEEESYYSSISEEDLRRYQWSSDLARVGETSETGTESSTYNTADASGSSEALAETGYMEDNPHITITATDSSHSSSGSSRIGTAPSSEAMRELRELLDCLGTENDGSLLTGQRSIARARQLLVREMAANEA